A region of Myxococcus stipitatus DSM 14675 DNA encodes the following proteins:
- the galU gene encoding UTP--glucose-1-phosphate uridylyltransferase GalU — MSAHTPKAEPLIRKCVIPAAGLGTRFLPATKSVPKEMLPIVDTPTLQYIVEEAVAAGIEDVVLINGRGKGAIEDHFDIGFELETTLRARGKTADADKLRAIAELVRVVSIRQKEPKGLGHAVLCAKSAIGNEPFGVLLGDDMIDAEEPGIRQLARVYRQYNQAVIALMEVPDDETHMYGIAAGTDLGDGVIRIDRVVEKPKKGTAPSNLAVIGRYVLPPEIFPILEKQTPGVGGEIQLTDGLATLQQSHGLLGYKFKGQRYDAGDKVGYLKANIAYALKRPELRGGLLEYMREVVKTEKP, encoded by the coding sequence ATGTCCGCCCACACACCGAAGGCAGAGCCCCTTATCCGTAAGTGTGTCATCCCGGCAGCCGGGCTCGGCACGCGCTTTCTTCCCGCCACGAAGTCCGTGCCCAAGGAGATGTTGCCCATCGTCGACACACCCACCCTCCAATACATCGTGGAGGAGGCGGTGGCCGCTGGCATCGAGGACGTCGTCCTCATCAACGGCCGCGGCAAGGGGGCCATCGAAGACCACTTCGACATCGGCTTCGAGCTGGAGACCACCCTGCGCGCCCGAGGCAAGACGGCGGACGCGGACAAGCTGCGCGCCATCGCGGAACTGGTGCGGGTCGTCTCCATCCGTCAGAAGGAGCCCAAGGGCCTGGGCCACGCCGTGCTGTGCGCGAAGAGCGCCATCGGCAACGAGCCGTTCGGCGTCCTCCTCGGCGACGACATGATTGATGCCGAGGAGCCGGGCATCCGTCAGCTCGCTCGCGTCTACCGCCAGTACAACCAGGCCGTCATCGCGCTCATGGAAGTGCCCGATGACGAGACGCACATGTACGGCATCGCCGCCGGCACGGACCTGGGCGATGGCGTCATCCGCATCGACCGCGTGGTGGAGAAGCCCAAGAAGGGCACCGCGCCGTCGAACCTCGCCGTCATCGGCCGCTACGTGTTGCCGCCGGAAATCTTCCCCATCCTGGAGAAGCAGACGCCGGGTGTGGGCGGTGAAATCCAGCTCACGGATGGTCTGGCCACGCTGCAGCAGTCGCACGGTCTCTTGGGCTACAAATTCAAGGGACAGCGCTATGACGCGGGCGACAAGGTGGGGTACCTCAAGGCGAACATCGCCTACGCGCTCAAGCGCCCCGAGCTGCGGGGCGGGCTGCTCGAGTACATGCGTGAGGTCGTGAAGACGGAGAAGCCGTGA